The sequence AATTGCAAAGGTTATCAGCCAGGACGATGTCGTAACCGGCCTCCAGCAGTTCCACATTTGTATGAGAGGCGATATAGCCGGCTCCGCCGGTAATCAGGATTTTACCCATTGAATGACTCCTTCAGGATAGTGTGAATTATAATATATACCATATAGCGAATCTCATCTAGTACACGTGTACTTTTAGAAAGAACTATCCCTCGAAATATATGTGGATACATGATTGCAAAACCAGGGCGGAAGGAACTAGTATTAAAAAAGAGAACATATATGAACACAACTCAATGCTTAATGAACCCTTTTTACCAGGATTGTTATTTTTCCGATTATGACGGACAAGCTGAATCCTTCTATATATTCATAGAAGGGAATCATCTCCCCCGGAGACTCAGAGAATCAGAGACTCTGCACATTGGAGAAACAGGATTCGGCACAGGCCTGAACCTCCTCAGCCTGTTAAGCTGTGTTCTGACTGATCCCTCACATCTAATTTCCATAAAATATTCCAGCCTTGAAAAGTACCCTCTCACAACAGAGCGGATCAAGGAACTGTTACATCCCTTTGAAAAAACCCTGGGAACAAATCTGACACTCTACCTGACATACTGGAGTTCCTTCTATGAAAGCCTGACTCCCGGTTGGAATCGTTGTGTCTGGGAGTTCCCCTCGGTCCAGTTGGATTATAATCTCTATGTCGGGGATGCCCGGGACTGGTGCCGGGAGATTGAGCCCAGAGCTGTGGACGCCTGGTTCCTGGACGGCCACAGTCCGGATAAAAACCCTGAAATTTGGTCTCCCTCTGTTCTTCAATCAGTTTATGACAAGACAGCAGCAGGGGGAACTCTAGCCAGTTTCACGGCCTCGGGGATTGTGAAAAGCCCCTTGAGAGAAGCAGGATTTTTTATCAAGAGAAAAAAAGGATTCGGAGCAAAAAGGCATATGATACAGGGAACCAAATCATGAGAAGGCGTGGAAATCACCGGAAAACAGAGAACGAAGGATATAAAGGAAAACCCAATGAATACAAATCGAACAAAAATCGTCGCCACCATCGGAAAAAACAATGACTTACTCTTTATCAAGAAGCTCTATAAGGCAGGAGCCAGTATTTTCCGCCTGAATACAGCCCATCAGACCCCGGATGAAACCGAGCAGATCATTGCCCGGATCCGGGAAGTTTCAGATAAGGCGGCCATCCTCATTGACACAAAGGGTCCGGAAATCAGAACCATAGACATTCCCGAAACCATTAGATTAAAAGAGGGAGAGGAAATCTTTATCGTTCCACAGGGAACCACGATGGATCAGCCTCACTTCTCAGTCAGTTATTCTCATTTCTGTGAGTCCATGAACAGGGGAACTGAAATCCTGATTGATGATGGGGATATGTCCATCATTGTAATTGACATGAACGACGATCGACTCCGTTGTATAGCCAATAATTCGGGAGAAATAGAAAATAAAAAAAGTGTGAATGTTCCTGACATTCCTTTTGCTCTCCCTTCTCTTTCAAAAAAGGATGAAGAGTATATTCACTTTGCCGCCAAAATCGGAATCGATTTCATAGCCCATTCCTTTGTCCGCAATAAAGAGGACCTCATTGCTGTGCAGAAGATCCTGGACAAATATAATAGCCCGATCCGCCTCATTGCCAAGATTGAAAATACCGCTGGAATTGAAAATATTAATGAGATTCTGGACCACTGCCATGGAGTCATGGTCGCCAGAGGAGACCTGGGAATTGAGCTGCCCGCCGAAGAAGTCCCCCATGTTCAGAAAAAAATCATCCGGAAGTGCATCAAGAGAAGTAAGGTTGTCATCACTGCGACCCAGATGCTTCATTCCATGATTCATAACCCCCGACCCACACGAGCCGAAGTCAGCGACATTGCTAATGCCGTTATGGACGGCACGGATGCACTGATGCTCTCGGGAGAAACAGCCTATGGAGACTATGCTCTGGAAGCTGTGAAAACCATGGCCACCATTGCCGCAGCCAGCGAAAGCAAGAGAAAAAACAAGGATAGGCGAAAGAACCAAGTGAAATTCAACCCCGTCCGCCTTCAGATGATCGCCTCGGCCGAGGAAACCTCCCGGAAACTGGGAGCCAAGGCGGTCATCGTCCAGACAGACACGGGCCGTTCCGCCTGTATTCTGTCCTCCTTCAGAGGAAGAACACCCATTTTGGCCCTCTCTCCGAATCCAACGGTGGTCAGGCAACTGGCTCTCAGTTTCGGTGTAAATCCCTACCTACTGAAATCCCAGAAGACCCTGGACGAGATGGTGCATGAATCTGTCAAAACCGTTCTGGATGCGGGAATCATCGGGAATAATGACCTGGTAGTCCTCGTCGGGTCTTCTCCTAACCGGGGGACTGTTACAAACTTCATAGAAGTAGGAGAAGCATCACATTTCCTGGGAGGGCGAGAATAGGAGACTAGCCCGAGGCGATGATTGATTTTACAGCCAGTACGGCCGAAGAAAAAGCAAACTGAAGATTGTAACCTCCGGTTTCCCCATCTACATCCAGGACTTCTCCGGCAAAAAACAGA comes from Oceanispirochaeta sp. and encodes:
- the mnmD gene encoding tRNA (5-methylaminomethyl-2-thiouridine)(34)-methyltransferase MnmD; this translates as MNTTQCLMNPFYQDCYFSDYDGQAESFYIFIEGNHLPRRLRESETLHIGETGFGTGLNLLSLLSCVLTDPSHLISIKYSSLEKYPLTTERIKELLHPFEKTLGTNLTLYLTYWSSFYESLTPGWNRCVWEFPSVQLDYNLYVGDARDWCREIEPRAVDAWFLDGHSPDKNPEIWSPSVLQSVYDKTAAGGTLASFTASGIVKSPLREAGFFIKRKKGFGAKRHMIQGTKS
- the pyk gene encoding pyruvate kinase — its product is MNTNRTKIVATIGKNNDLLFIKKLYKAGASIFRLNTAHQTPDETEQIIARIREVSDKAAILIDTKGPEIRTIDIPETIRLKEGEEIFIVPQGTTMDQPHFSVSYSHFCESMNRGTEILIDDGDMSIIVIDMNDDRLRCIANNSGEIENKKSVNVPDIPFALPSLSKKDEEYIHFAAKIGIDFIAHSFVRNKEDLIAVQKILDKYNSPIRLIAKIENTAGIENINEILDHCHGVMVARGDLGIELPAEEVPHVQKKIIRKCIKRSKVVITATQMLHSMIHNPRPTRAEVSDIANAVMDGTDALMLSGETAYGDYALEAVKTMATIAAASESKRKNKDRRKNQVKFNPVRLQMIASAEETSRKLGAKAVIVQTDTGRSACILSSFRGRTPILALSPNPTVVRQLALSFGVNPYLLKSQKTLDEMVHESVKTVLDAGIIGNNDLVVLVGSSPNRGTVTNFIEVGEASHFLGGRE